The window AGCATGGCGGAAAAAACTGTCGGCTCGAGCGAGTCGAAATCGCCAGTTCTGCGGCGATGCCTCCGCTCACGATGCCGACGCTCCTCAGACCCATCAGCGTCGATCCCACCGGGCGGTTGCTGCTGACGAGTCGCGATGATGATTTTCAAACCCGCAACAAGCACCTCGATATTTGGGAGATCGATGGGAACGAAGTTCGCGCGACATCCAGCTTCAAGCCGTTCGACGATGGCGAAGGGAAGCATTTCAGCGTCAAAGCATTCAAATGGGCCGAGTTCGTCGATTCCACACATCTGCTCACGCTGGGCGACAGCGGCAAACTGGTGATGTGGGACCTCAGCACGGCGGGCGTGATTCGCGGGCTATATCAAATCGATCTCGGCAGCGGTTGGTCACTCAGCTGCGCACTCAGCCCGGGCCGCAAGCAACTCGCCGTCGCCACCAGCAGCGGTGTGTATGTGCTCGAGCCGATCAGCGGCAAGGTTCTCGGCAAATGTGAAATGAAAGACGACGGCGCATCTCGGCTCAGCATTTATCGCATTGTCTTCAGCGACGATGGCGCGCAGCTGGCTGCGGCTGGTCCGCTCAATCTGTGGGTTTGGAATGTCGCCGATGGAAAGAATACGGCGGCTGTTTCCGGCACTTCCATGCACATCAGCCACGAGACCGCCCTCTCTTTCGGCTCGCACAATCATCTCATCATCGACCATCGCTACGCCTTCGATATCGAGCGCGGCCTGATGACCTGCTCGTTCAGCGGCAGCACTAGTTCAACGGCGGTTTCGTTTGCCGGTCGTGAATGGTTCCTGAACGAGGACCGCGGCAGCGGCGGCAAGTCCCGCAGCATCATCAGCTTTGCTTTGCCGGGCGAAGAAGTTGTCCGCAAAGCTGCCACCGTGAAGGAAGAAGAACTCCTTGCCATCAAGCCGGGTTCCAAGATCGGGCTCGATCTGGCCCTGCCGTTTGACGGCGCGGAATCGGAAAAGATCCGCACGTCGATCACCACCGCCTTCGTCAACAACGGCTGGGCGATTGCCGCGCCGGGCGAAGCCAGCGATTTCGTGCTCACCGCCCGCGCGATGCCGGGCGAAACCAAGGAAATCGAATACCGCATGTTCGGCCGAGGCTTCGCCACAACCAAGGTCTCGGTCACTTATCAGCTTGGCGAAATGTCCCTCAAATCGCCAGGCTCCGATAAACCTGTCTGGCAAAACAAAGCCAGTTGGGGTCCTCCCTTCAATATTCATCTGAAGGAAGGCCAGACCATTGAGGAAGCAACCCGCACCACCCCCAACGCGGCGTTCTTCGCCAACCCCGGCATTCCCCGTCGGTTGATGAAGTATCCCAACGGCGTGTCGATTGTCACGGCGACACTGGCGCCGAGCGGTATCACGGTGCAGTGAGGCGAATGCAGAACGCAGAAGGCAGAATGAAAAATGCCAGATAAACACCTGTCTGCATTTTTCCGTTATTCTGAATATTCCTTCTGCTTTCTGCCTTCTTACTTCTGCCTTCCCCTATGCGCCAACTGACCGTTCTCAAGGATGAAGCCGCCGCGCGCAAGTTTGCGGCTTGGCTGGTGGTGCAGAATATCGAAGCTCGGGCCGACGCCGAAGCGGATGGCTGGTCGATCTGGGTCATCGACGAAGATCAGTTGCCAGCGGCCAGGCAACATCTGGCTCAGTTTCAAGCCGATCCGAATGATCCCCGTTTTCGAAATGCTCAGCAGCAGGCCGCGGCGATCGAGCGCGAGGAACAACAGAAGCGCGAGCGAGCCCAGAAGAACACCATCGAAATGAACCGCCGCTGGGGAACTGGCGGGCAGGTCGCCCGTTCTGCACCGGTTGTGCTGGCGATGATTGCCATCTCGGTGGTTGTGTTCATTCTGACTGATTGGGGCGAGCAAGCCGGGCCGGGCGTGAAGTCCTGGGTGCAGTTCTCGAGTGGCATCGCGGATTTCCAGAAAGTGGATATCGATGGCCAAAAGATGATTCGAGGAATCAAAACCGAGGCCTGGAAAGACGTGCAGGCCGGTCAGATCTGGCGGCTGGTCACCCCCATGTTCCTGCACTTCGGCGTCATGCACATCGTTTTTAACATGATGTGGCTGTATGACTTGGGTGGGCAAATCGAGAGCCGAATTAAGAGCCGCTGGTTTGTGGCCCTGGTGCTGCTGATCGCAGCGACGTCCTGTGTTTCGCAGGTCGTCGTCGACTCGTGGCTGGAGGGGACGACGCTGTTTCCCGACATTGGCAACTTCGGCGGTATGTCGGGCGTCAACTACGGCCTGTTTGGCTTTATCTTTGTGCGATCATACGTGCTGCAAGACCGTAGCTACTTCCTGCACTCCACCACGTCGCTGCTGATGTTCGGCTGGTTGCTGGTTTGCTTTGCGAGCAACTACGGCGTGATCAATCTAGGCCTGGGCTCGGTGGCCAACACCGCGCACGTCGCCGGCATGCTGGCCGGCATGGCGCTCGGCTACGTGCCGCAGCTCGTACGCAGGGCATAGCGATTTCGCAGGCAAATTCAGCGGCCAAATCAACTTGTCGCGCTGCGCTGTGTCAGCAGCTCAAACTGCTTCACGATCAGCGACCAGTGTGACTGCGAACTGTTCACGCGCGTTGATCGCAATGTCTCCAAGCTGCAG is drawn from Anatilimnocola floriformis and contains these coding sequences:
- a CDS encoding rhomboid family intramembrane serine protease, with translation MRQLTVLKDEAAARKFAAWLVVQNIEARADAEADGWSIWVIDEDQLPAARQHLAQFQADPNDPRFRNAQQQAAAIEREEQQKRERAQKNTIEMNRRWGTGGQVARSAPVVLAMIAISVVVFILTDWGEQAGPGVKSWVQFSSGIADFQKVDIDGQKMIRGIKTEAWKDVQAGQIWRLVTPMFLHFGVMHIVFNMMWLYDLGGQIESRIKSRWFVALVLLIAATSCVSQVVVDSWLEGTTLFPDIGNFGGMSGVNYGLFGFIFVRSYVLQDRSYFLHSTTSLLMFGWLLVCFASNYGVINLGLGSVANTAHVAGMLAGMALGYVPQLVRRA
- a CDS encoding SHD1 domain-containing protein, which produces MFGSLVRSCLLTALLSLLSVSSLFAQPAGVKAGDKIEYLDGRGVVQKGEFIEMVGASVKVKQEDGQTKIFPGTRVRLPGGAAANRPRLGPAGGDIPIPSRPAATAPANPFEAAAAEVRTWTDATGKFKIEASFVSLDKDQVQLKKTDGKFITLAMDKLSAEDQVAAREAADKAKAPPMKDENPFEANVTDKPQIAGLGAERKTSLNGVPLLTLDAPAAWGAAANPSTVALPKISNRAASIPPRAIAGPNGRVDDFFEKAEGMIVDPAHGWLWIGVKNEHGGKNCRLERVEIASSAAMPPLTMPTLLRPISVDPTGRLLLTSRDDDFQTRNKHLDIWEIDGNEVRATSSFKPFDDGEGKHFSVKAFKWAEFVDSTHLLTLGDSGKLVMWDLSTAGVIRGLYQIDLGSGWSLSCALSPGRKQLAVATSSGVYVLEPISGKVLGKCEMKDDGASRLSIYRIVFSDDGAQLAAAGPLNLWVWNVADGKNTAAVSGTSMHISHETALSFGSHNHLIIDHRYAFDIERGLMTCSFSGSTSSTAVSFAGREWFLNEDRGSGGKSRSIISFALPGEEVVRKAATVKEEELLAIKPGSKIGLDLALPFDGAESEKIRTSITTAFVNNGWAIAAPGEASDFVLTARAMPGETKEIEYRMFGRGFATTKVSVTYQLGEMSLKSPGSDKPVWQNKASWGPPFNIHLKEGQTIEEATRTTPNAAFFANPGIPRRLMKYPNGVSIVTATLAPSGITVQ